The genomic region GTCATATCCTTTCGGGGACATATAGCATAGGCGAACAGATCCCTACGGAGTCGGCATTACAGGATAGCTACAACGTGAGTCGCCAGACGGTGCGGAAGGCTATTTTGGAGTTATCGAACGAAGGGTTTTTACGAAGCGAAAAGGGTTCAGGAACTTACGTTAGCAATCAGTATCGATCACGATCAGGCGGCCATACGTCGAAGAAAACGATCGGTGTGATCACAACATACATCTCGGATTACATCTTTCCGTCCATTATCCGCGGCATTGAGAGTCGTCTGAATGAGGACAACTACTCGTTATTGCTGGCCAGCACCAATAATGATGTAACACAGGAGAAAAAAGCACTTGAAATGATGCTCTCCTACGGCGTGGATGGCCTGATTGTCGAACCGACCAAAAGTAATCTGTACAATCCCAACATCGCATACTACCTTTCGTTCAAAGAGCAGGATGTACCGTTTACGATGATTAATGCGTTTTATGAGGAGCTGGAGGTTCCGTTCTTCTGTCTGGATGACGTGCAGTCCAGTTATCTTGCCACACTTGAATTGATCGCCAAAGGCCATACCCAGATTGGCATTATTGCGAAAATG from Paenibacillus sp. FSL R5-0341 harbors:
- a CDS encoding GntR family transcriptional regulator, which produces MKPKYQVIIDDIKSHILSGTYSIGEQIPTESALQDSYNVSRQTVRKAILELSNEGFLRSEKGSGTYVSNQYRSRSGGHTSKKTIGVITTYISDYIFPSIIRGIESRLNEDNYSLLLASTNNDVTQEKKALEMMLSYGVDGLIVEPTKSNLYNPNIAYYLSFKEQDVPFTMINAFYEELEVPFFCLDDVQSSYLATLELIAKGHTQIGIIAKMDDLQGKYRMKGYIKALGEAKLRFHPEQVLSFDTASKPDLSSNVATYLDENRDSLTAIVCYNDEVGLEVVHACRQLGISIPDELSIIGQDNSYIAKNANIRLTTLTHPQEQMGRDAADWVIKNLQGKKDLPTNTYYQPVLVEGETVKEIEVE